A part of Methanobacterium bryantii genomic DNA contains:
- a CDS encoding PepSY domain-containing protein, whose translation MNSKGIVIAIVVIMIVAIAGIYLAAQNAGFSDSNSNVSTNPPENASQQNNTTMVNNGTNSTNSTNSTNSTNNTNTTVSSKQAQKIAQAYILESGAYPGTPTLNTWSDGRLVWNVPIINSAGEKEGVSIYIDAQTGARLG comes from the coding sequence GTGAATAGCAAGGGAATTGTGATTGCAATTGTAGTTATAATGATAGTAGCCATTGCAGGAATATATTTAGCAGCACAAAATGCAGGTTTTAGTGATAGTAACTCTAATGTGTCCACCAACCCTCCAGAAAATGCATCACAGCAGAATAACACCACAATGGTGAATAATGGGACTAATTCTACAAACTCCACAAATTCTACAAACAGCACTAATAATACCAATACTACTGTATCATCAAAACAGGCACAAAAAATTGCTCAAGCTTATATTTTAGAATCTGGTGCATATCCAGGTACTCCAACGCTTAATACATGGTCAGATGGAAGACTAGTATGGAATGTACCAATTATTAATTCGGCTGGCGAAAAAGAAGGAGTTAGTATTTATATAGATGCTCAAACTGGTGCAAGACTGGGATGA
- a CDS encoding ArsR/SmtB family transcription factor, translated as MKKVLWWLFASRGGVNRAKIIDKLHTRPYNAHQLADELKLDYTTIRHHLKVLEENNVVTSTGEKYNIMYFLSDKMEENYNVFKEIWESLRNK; from the coding sequence ATGAAAAAAGTGCTTTGGTGGCTTTTTGCAAGTAGGGGTGGTGTTAACCGGGCCAAAATAATTGACAAACTGCATACCAGGCCATATAATGCCCATCAACTTGCAGATGAATTAAAACTTGATTACACAACCATCAGGCATCATCTTAAAGTTCTGGAGGAAAACAACGTTGTTACTTCGACTGGGGAAAAATATAACATAATGTATTTCCTTTCAGATAAAATGGAAGAAAATTATAATGTTTTTAAAGAAATATGGGAGTCATTAAGGAATAAATAA
- a CDS encoding TIGR03885 family FMN-dependent LLM class oxidoreductase, producing MKIGFHASHEQFKPSKLLNLVQLAEKTGFNIAMCSDHFHPWGKNQGECGFAWTWLGAALNSTSLPFGVVTSPGQRYHPAIIAQAAATLGEMFPDRFWIAVGSGQLLNEGITGERWPTKTERNERLKESAAIMKALWSGGTVTYRGYINIEDATLYTRPKKSPLLIGAAISVETAEWIGGWADGLITTSKPKKELQNIIKAFHRGGGKGNPVYLKAQLSYAKTEEEALNGAWEQWKTNAFKNRVQTELKIPEQFDDASELVKPEDIHEKVYISADIEDHIKKLEEYNKLGFEHIYLHNVNRSQKEFIEDFGRQVIPALQIR from the coding sequence ATGAAAATTGGTTTTCATGCATCCCATGAGCAATTTAAACCAAGTAAATTATTAAATTTGGTTCAATTAGCTGAAAAAACAGGGTTTAACATAGCAATGTGCTCAGATCATTTCCATCCCTGGGGCAAAAATCAAGGAGAATGTGGATTTGCATGGACATGGCTGGGGGCAGCGTTAAACTCTACATCACTGCCATTTGGGGTAGTGACTTCTCCAGGGCAAAGATATCATCCAGCTATAATTGCCCAGGCAGCAGCTACACTTGGTGAAATGTTTCCAGACCGGTTCTGGATAGCAGTGGGGAGCGGACAGTTGTTAAATGAGGGCATAACCGGTGAAAGATGGCCCACAAAAACTGAAAGAAATGAACGTTTAAAAGAGTCTGCAGCTATTATGAAAGCTCTTTGGTCAGGAGGGACTGTAACATATCGAGGATATATAAATATTGAGGATGCCACTCTTTATACGCGGCCTAAAAAGTCTCCTCTTTTAATAGGGGCAGCAATCTCAGTTGAAACTGCAGAATGGATTGGAGGATGGGCAGATGGGTTAATTACAACTTCAAAGCCTAAAAAAGAACTTCAAAATATTATAAAAGCATTCCATAGAGGCGGTGGAAAGGGAAACCCTGTATACCTTAAGGCACAGTTATCTTATGCTAAAACGGAAGAAGAAGCATTAAACGGCGCATGGGAGCAGTGGAAAACCAATGCATTTAAAAATCGTGTTCAAACAGAATTAAAGATACCTGAACAATTTGATGATGCATCTGAACTTGTTAAACCTGAGGATATACATGAAAAAGTGTATATTTCAGCAGATATTGAAGATCACATAAAAAAGCTGGAAGAGTATAATAAACTTGGATTTGAACATATCTATCTTCATAATGTAAACCGAAGCCAAAAAGAGTTCATTGAAGATTTTGGCCGGCAAGTGATCCCTGCTTTGCAGATCAGATAG
- a CDS encoding cell wall-binding repeat-containing protein: MNKVILLFVTIFILLAPASANVFVSEPSNEIITAPAASFTNSQLILSDKNPSQAVLNYLNGKTATVFGDISLSGEKITADSVSISSKYWTTSDVVVLGTGQDVSAALVAIKNNAPLLVVGNTIPDNVNAEIQKLAPKKIIVCASPSSIPDSVLSQYSNIQTDRIWNGNDENTLTSIQSGNTKIKAPSSLLPVAMTLWKDASFSVDKNVTVNDKVTLWSSNDITTSIVMNSYVNNNLPVVYIACDNLISESTDKDMLNKIKETICGSANVEIDDQSPKPGEAPRTIKNAPGGIAAYIAAVDPGSMVDLIEGIKEGYLKKYAQNLDGIVFVNYGKLDLDNMSYLPRAWDDNYSSVYFAGLYDPSKFLESGGVELIQPNVGTSSQDEEINKIASGLIDAAYSSNANLSSSSYDSNLIGIHKIDPEVVAYGSQSILDGKKPRLGTLKWLYLASQYVSGYPIQNTSLSFSGNISGESTYFGVLTIDEYREAGKDVFDYMEANKSVPDSVIVDGKKLNKADMKYIFAELTYDHTSKANMTFPKYIFVNKASEPFDIIFKFIKSLFYQIFS, from the coding sequence ATGAATAAGGTTATACTGTTATTTGTAACTATTTTTATTTTGCTTGCCCCGGCATCAGCAAATGTATTCGTGAGCGAACCATCAAATGAGATAATAACAGCTCCTGCAGCATCATTTACAAATAGTCAACTTATTTTAAGTGATAAAAATCCAAGTCAAGCTGTTTTAAATTATTTAAATGGTAAAACTGCCACTGTTTTTGGGGATATCTCATTAAGTGGGGAAAAGATTACTGCAGATTCAGTTAGTATTTCCAGCAAATACTGGACAACAAGCGATGTTGTCGTGCTTGGAACAGGTCAGGATGTATCTGCAGCATTGGTTGCAATAAAAAATAACGCCCCCCTTTTAGTAGTAGGTAATACCATTCCAGATAATGTAAATGCTGAAATTCAGAAATTAGCACCTAAAAAGATAATTGTTTGTGCTTCCCCTTCTTCAATACCTGATTCTGTACTTAGTCAATATTCTAATATTCAAACAGATAGGATATGGAACGGCAACGATGAAAATACATTAACCAGCATTCAAAGTGGAAATACAAAAATTAAAGCACCTTCAAGTCTTTTACCAGTGGCAATGACCCTGTGGAAAGATGCAAGCTTCAGTGTAGACAAAAACGTTACTGTAAATGATAAAGTGACTTTATGGTCTTCCAATGATATCACAACCAGCATTGTAATGAACAGTTATGTAAATAACAACCTTCCTGTAGTTTACATAGCCTGTGATAACCTGATATCAGAAAGTACTGATAAAGATATGCTTAATAAAATAAAAGAGACTATATGTGGCTCGGCTAATGTAGAAATAGATGATCAATCTCCTAAACCTGGAGAAGCGCCAAGAACTATCAAAAACGCACCTGGAGGAATTGCAGCTTATATCGCAGCAGTGGATCCGGGATCTATGGTGGACTTAATTGAAGGTATCAAAGAGGGTTATCTTAAAAAATATGCCCAAAATCTGGATGGAATTGTTTTTGTAAACTATGGTAAGCTTGATTTAGATAATATGAGTTATTTGCCCAGAGCGTGGGACGATAATTATTCCAGTGTTTATTTTGCAGGTTTATACGACCCTTCTAAATTTTTAGAGAGCGGAGGGGTGGAATTGATTCAGCCGAACGTGGGAACATCTTCACAGGATGAAGAGATCAATAAGATAGCTTCTGGATTAATTGACGCGGCATATTCTTCAAATGCAAATTTATCCAGTTCAAGCTATGATTCAAATCTAATTGGAATTCATAAAATAGATCCTGAAGTAGTTGCATACGGCTCTCAAAGTATTTTAGATGGTAAAAAACCTAGATTAGGTACTTTAAAATGGTTATATCTAGCTTCACAATATGTAAGCGGTTATCCTATTCAAAATACATCTCTGAGTTTTTCAGGCAATATATCTGGAGAAAGCACCTATTTTGGAGTTCTTACAATTGATGAATACAGGGAAGCTGGAAAAGACGTCTTTGATTATATGGAAGCTAATAAAAGTGTCCCTGATTCAGTAATAGTAGACGGTAAAAAATTAAATAAGGCAGATATGAAATATATCTTTGCAGAATTAACTTATGATCATACAAGCAAGGCAAATATGACATTTCCAAAATATATTTTTGTGAATAAGGCCAGTGAACCCTTTGATATTATATTTAAGTTTATAAAGAGTTTATTTTATCAGATATTCAGTTAA
- a CDS encoding succinylglutamate desuccinylase/aspartoacylase domain-containing protein gives MQNKTKIEKALLAPSAYKLQIEVLNKFAAGDITKNRLIMQHIPKTSLTNQLFLAAKKGTPIVTFGRKNKPGIMILAGVHGNEYPAQIAAVKLINRLAVEELNVTVRVIPFAIPFSTERSLRSWKGQDPNRTANLYGTPTNNILAYSKRNRVKYLGDFHSTRPGGYPGKLSVLCSEIPCLLSFQMADFIEKETKSTLLSFTKAGSIYPGALEDVFNLAGIPAVTGESMSPHGTVMPGSVDASLEQMYAFLKFHKVLKKAPEVT, from the coding sequence ATGCAAAATAAAACTAAAATAGAAAAGGCATTGCTTGCACCTTCAGCCTATAAACTACAAATAGAAGTTTTAAATAAATTTGCAGCGGGGGACATTACAAAAAATAGATTAATAATGCAGCATATCCCTAAAACATCCCTTACCAATCAATTATTTCTTGCTGCAAAAAAAGGTACTCCTATTGTAACCTTCGGAAGAAAAAATAAACCAGGAATTATGATTTTAGCGGGAGTTCATGGCAATGAGTATCCTGCCCAAATAGCTGCGGTTAAGCTTATAAATAGATTAGCTGTAGAAGAATTAAATGTAACAGTCCGCGTGATTCCTTTTGCTATACCCTTTTCAACTGAAAGAAGCCTTAGATCATGGAAAGGCCAAGATCCAAACAGGACTGCAAATTTATATGGAACTCCCACCAACAACATACTGGCATATTCAAAGAGGAATAGAGTTAAATACCTTGGTGATTTTCACTCTACTAGACCTGGGGGATATCCCGGAAAACTAAGTGTACTCTGTTCAGAAATTCCCTGCCTTTTAAGTTTCCAGATGGCTGATTTTATAGAAAAAGAAACCAAATCCACACTGTTGTCATTTACAAAGGCAGGATCAATATATCCTGGAGCTCTGGAAGATGTATTTAATTTAGCTGGAATTCCTGCAGTAACAGGAGAATCAATGTCACCACATGGAACAGTTATGCCTGGAAGCGTTGATGCATCCTTAGAACAAATGTATGCATTTTTAAAATTTCATAAAGTACTCAAAAAAGCGCCTGAAGTAACCTAA
- a CDS encoding DUF3892 domain-containing protein codes for MEKWADYCISAVKFNGEGNCIDQARVHKDKGNAMGDAEIWSRDEVVTALESNYTFITILNGNQGVWDEGQKVNIIQVNGNKYLRTDGDHDPSDNLNNLPAVSFL; via the coding sequence ATGGAAAAATGGGCAGATTATTGTATATCCGCCGTTAAATTCAACGGTGAAGGAAATTGTATAGATCAGGCAAGAGTTCATAAAGATAAAGGAAATGCAATGGGAGACGCTGAAATATGGTCTCGAGATGAAGTAGTTACAGCTTTAGAAAGTAATTATACATTCATAACGATTCTTAATGGTAATCAGGGTGTTTGGGACGAAGGTCAGAAAGTTAATATTATCCAGGTTAATGGAAATAAATACCTCAGAACAGATGGAGACCACGACCCTTCAGATAATCTTAATAATCTTCCTGCTGTTTCATTTCTATAA
- the pyrI gene encoding aspartate carbamoyltransferase regulatory subunit: protein MKTPKELKVKPIKNGTVIDHITSNRALSVLKILELPNEKTTVTVAMNVLSSQMGSKDIVKIEGRELAPKEVDKIALIAPSATINIIRDYEIVEKSKVHLLDKVKDILKCPNPNCITNTDEPVQIKFFVTGKKPVVLRCYYCERIMEEDEIEAQF from the coding sequence ATGAAAACGCCAAAAGAACTTAAGGTTAAGCCAATAAAGAATGGTACAGTTATAGACCATATAACCTCAAATAGAGCTTTAAGTGTTCTTAAAATACTTGAATTACCAAATGAAAAAACTACAGTAACTGTTGCTATGAATGTATTATCATCACAGATGGGCAGTAAAGATATAGTTAAAATAGAAGGACGAGAACTGGCCCCTAAAGAAGTTGATAAAATAGCATTAATAGCACCTTCTGCTACAATCAATATAATCCGAGACTATGAAATTGTAGAAAAAAGTAAAGTGCATCTTTTAGATAAAGTGAAAGATATACTAAAATGCCCTAATCCAAACTGTATAACAAATACAGATGAGCCAGTGCAAATAAAATTCTTTGTGACAGGCAAAAAACCAGTGGTTTTAAGATGCTATTACTGTGAACGGATCATGGAAGAAGACGAAATTGAAGCTCAATTTTAA
- a CDS encoding DUF2267 domain-containing protein yields MVKTAFSSIEKSTQKTKEWLHEMQDDLGWEDENMVYIAFRSVIQTLRDRLPLEEAIELGDELPMVMKGIYYEGYSTRHKPDKIKNREEFFQKVQEKTPKRPIKTEEATRAVFHLLENRLGGAGEIKQVRSNLPKDIQNLWKSSTSKK; encoded by the coding sequence ATGGTTAAGACTGCATTTTCATCAATAGAAAAGTCTACACAGAAAACAAAGGAATGGCTGCATGAAATGCAAGATGATCTGGGGTGGGAAGACGAAAACATGGTTTATATAGCTTTTAGATCTGTAATTCAAACATTAAGAGATCGATTACCCCTTGAAGAAGCTATAGAACTTGGAGATGAGCTTCCAATGGTTATGAAGGGAATTTATTATGAGGGATACAGTACAAGACACAAGCCTGATAAAATAAAAAATAGGGAAGAATTTTTCCAGAAAGTACAGGAAAAAACACCTAAAAGGCCAATAAAAACTGAAGAAGCTACTAGAGCTGTATTTCACTTATTAGAAAATAGACTTGGTGGTGCTGGAGAAATAAAACAGGTAAGATCTAATCTTCCCAAAGATATCCAGAACCTATGGAAATCTTCAACTTCAAAAAAATGA